The following are from one region of the Etheostoma spectabile isolate EspeVRDwgs_2016 chromosome 17, UIUC_Espe_1.0, whole genome shotgun sequence genome:
- the cpeb3 gene encoding cytoplasmic polyadenylation element-binding protein 3 isoform X7 — translation MDMIRTDHDKGKPHPAGGPPMTIADIIWRNHFAGRMGLNFHHPGAEHIMPLNSRSCLFPFEDGFLDDGHGDPSLTPGLNSPTRCQNGERMERYSRKVFVGGLPPDIDEDEITNSFRRYGHLVVDWPHKAESKSYFPPKGYAFLLFQEETSVQALIDACIEEDGKLYLCVSSPTIKDKPVQIRPWNLSDSDFVMDGSQPLDPRKTIFVGGVPRPLRAVELAMIMDRLYGGVCYAGIDTDPELKYPKGAGRVAFSNQQSYIAAISARFVQLQHNDIDKRVEVKPYVLDDQMCDECQGARCGGKFAPFFCANVTCLQYYCEYCWASIHSRAGREFHKPLVKEGGDRPRHVSFRWS, via the exons GACGCATGGGCCTCAACTTTCATCATCCCGGAGCCGAGCACATAATGCCATTGAATA gTCGCTCCTGTCTTTTCCCCTTTGAAGACGGTTTCCTCGACGACGGTCACGGTGACCCCTCCTTGACCCCTGGCCTGAACTCGCCCACCCGCTGTCAGAACGGAGAGAGGATGGAGCGCTACTCCAGGAAGGTGTTTGTCGGAGGCCTCCCCCCTGACATAGACGAAG ACGAAATCACCAACAGTTTCCGTCGCTATGGGCACCTGGTGGTAgattggccccacaaagctgagAGCAAATCCTACTTCCCACCTAAAG GCTACGCCTTCCTGCTCTTCCAGGAAGAGACTTCTGTCCAGGCCTTGATCGATGCCTGCATCGAGGAGGACGGAAAGCTCTACCTGTGCGTGTCCAGTCCCACCATCAAAGACAAACCG GTCCAGATCCGTCCCTGGAACCTGAGCGACAGTGACTTTGTCATGGACGGATCCCAGCCACTGGACCCCCGCAAGACCATCTTTGTCGGGGGAGTGCCGCGCCCCCTGCGTGCAG TGGAGCTGGCGATGATCATGGACCGGCTGTATGGAGGTGTTTGCTACGCCGGCATCGACACCGACCCGGAGCTCAAATACCCAAAGGGTGCGGGCCGCGTGGCCTTCTCCAATCAACAGAGCTACATCGCTGCCATCAGCGCTCGCTTCGTTCAGCTGCAACACAACGACATCGACAAAAGG GTGGAGGTGAAGCCGTACGTCCTGGACGACCAGATGTGCGACGAGTGCCAGGGGGCGCGTTGCGGGGGGAAGTTCGCCCCCTTCTTCTGTGCCAACGTCACCTGCCTGCAGTACTACTGCGAGTACTGCTGGGCCAGCATCCACTCCCGAGCGGGCCGAGAGTTTCACAAGCCACTGGTGAAGGAGGGCGGCGACCGCCCTCGACATGTGTCCTTCCGCTGGAGCTGA
- the cpeb3 gene encoding cytoplasmic polyadenylation element-binding protein 3 isoform X8: MDMIRTDHDKGRMGLNFHHPGAEHIMPLNTRSYGRRRGRSCLFPFEDGFLDDGHGDPSLTPGLNSPTRCQNGERMERYSRKVFVGGLPPDIDEDEITNSFRRYGHLVVDWPHKAESKSYFPPKGYAFLLFQEETSVQALIDACIEEDGKLYLCVSSPTIKDKPVQIRPWNLSDSDFVMDGSQPLDPRKTIFVGGVPRPLRAVELAMIMDRLYGGVCYAGIDTDPELKYPKGAGRVAFSNQQSYIAAISARFVQLQHNDIDKRVEVKPYVLDDQMCDECQGARCGGKFAPFFCANVTCLQYYCEYCWASIHSRAGREFHKPLVKEGGDRPRHVSFRWS; this comes from the exons GACGCATGGGCCTCAACTTTCATCATCCCGGAGCCGAGCACATAATGCCATTGAATA CCCGGAGCTATGGCCGCAGAAGAG gTCGCTCCTGTCTTTTCCCCTTTGAAGACGGTTTCCTCGACGACGGTCACGGTGACCCCTCCTTGACCCCTGGCCTGAACTCGCCCACCCGCTGTCAGAACGGAGAGAGGATGGAGCGCTACTCCAGGAAGGTGTTTGTCGGAGGCCTCCCCCCTGACATAGACGAAG ACGAAATCACCAACAGTTTCCGTCGCTATGGGCACCTGGTGGTAgattggccccacaaagctgagAGCAAATCCTACTTCCCACCTAAAG GCTACGCCTTCCTGCTCTTCCAGGAAGAGACTTCTGTCCAGGCCTTGATCGATGCCTGCATCGAGGAGGACGGAAAGCTCTACCTGTGCGTGTCCAGTCCCACCATCAAAGACAAACCG GTCCAGATCCGTCCCTGGAACCTGAGCGACAGTGACTTTGTCATGGACGGATCCCAGCCACTGGACCCCCGCAAGACCATCTTTGTCGGGGGAGTGCCGCGCCCCCTGCGTGCAG TGGAGCTGGCGATGATCATGGACCGGCTGTATGGAGGTGTTTGCTACGCCGGCATCGACACCGACCCGGAGCTCAAATACCCAAAGGGTGCGGGCCGCGTGGCCTTCTCCAATCAACAGAGCTACATCGCTGCCATCAGCGCTCGCTTCGTTCAGCTGCAACACAACGACATCGACAAAAGG GTGGAGGTGAAGCCGTACGTCCTGGACGACCAGATGTGCGACGAGTGCCAGGGGGCGCGTTGCGGGGGGAAGTTCGCCCCCTTCTTCTGTGCCAACGTCACCTGCCTGCAGTACTACTGCGAGTACTGCTGGGCCAGCATCCACTCCCGAGCGGGCCGAGAGTTTCACAAGCCACTGGTGAAGGAGGGCGGCGACCGCCCTCGACATGTGTCCTTCCGCTGGAGCTGA
- the cpeb3 gene encoding cytoplasmic polyadenylation element-binding protein 3 isoform X6 codes for MDMIRTDHDKGKPHPAGGPPMTIADIIWRNHFAGRMGLNFHHPGAEHIMPLNTRSYGRRRGRSCLFPFEDGFLDDGHGDPSLTPGLNSPTRCQNGERMERYSRKVFVGGLPPDIDEDEITNSFRRYGHLVVDWPHKAESKSYFPPKGYAFLLFQEETSVQALIDACIEEDGKLYLCVSSPTIKDKPVQIRPWNLSDSDFVMDGSQPLDPRKTIFVGGVPRPLRAVELAMIMDRLYGGVCYAGIDTDPELKYPKGAGRVAFSNQQSYIAAISARFVQLQHNDIDKRVEVKPYVLDDQMCDECQGARCGGKFAPFFCANVTCLQYYCEYCWASIHSRAGREFHKPLVKEGGDRPRHVSFRWS; via the exons GACGCATGGGCCTCAACTTTCATCATCCCGGAGCCGAGCACATAATGCCATTGAATA CCCGGAGCTATGGCCGCAGAAGAG gTCGCTCCTGTCTTTTCCCCTTTGAAGACGGTTTCCTCGACGACGGTCACGGTGACCCCTCCTTGACCCCTGGCCTGAACTCGCCCACCCGCTGTCAGAACGGAGAGAGGATGGAGCGCTACTCCAGGAAGGTGTTTGTCGGAGGCCTCCCCCCTGACATAGACGAAG ACGAAATCACCAACAGTTTCCGTCGCTATGGGCACCTGGTGGTAgattggccccacaaagctgagAGCAAATCCTACTTCCCACCTAAAG GCTACGCCTTCCTGCTCTTCCAGGAAGAGACTTCTGTCCAGGCCTTGATCGATGCCTGCATCGAGGAGGACGGAAAGCTCTACCTGTGCGTGTCCAGTCCCACCATCAAAGACAAACCG GTCCAGATCCGTCCCTGGAACCTGAGCGACAGTGACTTTGTCATGGACGGATCCCAGCCACTGGACCCCCGCAAGACCATCTTTGTCGGGGGAGTGCCGCGCCCCCTGCGTGCAG TGGAGCTGGCGATGATCATGGACCGGCTGTATGGAGGTGTTTGCTACGCCGGCATCGACACCGACCCGGAGCTCAAATACCCAAAGGGTGCGGGCCGCGTGGCCTTCTCCAATCAACAGAGCTACATCGCTGCCATCAGCGCTCGCTTCGTTCAGCTGCAACACAACGACATCGACAAAAGG GTGGAGGTGAAGCCGTACGTCCTGGACGACCAGATGTGCGACGAGTGCCAGGGGGCGCGTTGCGGGGGGAAGTTCGCCCCCTTCTTCTGTGCCAACGTCACCTGCCTGCAGTACTACTGCGAGTACTGCTGGGCCAGCATCCACTCCCGAGCGGGCCGAGAGTTTCACAAGCCACTGGTGAAGGAGGGCGGCGACCGCCCTCGACATGTGTCCTTCCGCTGGAGCTGA